In Oceanobacillus sp. FSL K6-2867, one DNA window encodes the following:
- the gcvPB gene encoding aminomethyl-transferring glycine dehydrogenase subunit GcvPB — protein sequence MANENFPLIFERSKEGRSSYNLPALDVPEVKLEEELDDIYIRKTDAELPEVDELELMRHYNGLSERNFGVQTGFYPLGSCTMKYNPVINEDVIRLPGFSHIHPYQDTKTVQGALELMFDLQVHLEEITGMHEITLQPAAGSQGEWTAIMMIKAFHEANGDYHRDEIIVPDSAHGTNPASAAVAGFKTVEVKSNEKGLVDVEDLKRLVNENTAALMLTNPNTLGLFETEILEMSEIVHSVGGKMYYDGANLNAIMGYTRPGDMGFDAVHLNLHKTFTGPHGGGGPGSGPIGVSEELAPYLPKPVVRKNDGVYELDYDRPQSIGMVKGYYGNFGINVRAYTYIRTMGAEGLKKVSEYAVLNANYMMRSLEKEYELPFTQHCKHEFVLSGSKQKKLGVRTMDIAKRLLDLKFHPPTVYFPLIVEEALMIEPTETESKETLDTFIDAMLQIADEAKTNPEIVQEAPHNTAVNRLDEAGAARKPILRYQKEG from the coding sequence ATGGCTAATGAAAACTTTCCTTTAATTTTTGAACGCAGTAAAGAAGGCAGATCAAGCTATAACCTGCCAGCACTTGATGTTCCGGAAGTTAAACTAGAAGAAGAGTTAGATGATATATATATTCGTAAGACGGATGCAGAACTTCCTGAAGTGGACGAATTAGAACTAATGCGTCATTATAACGGTTTATCTGAACGTAACTTCGGTGTTCAAACTGGGTTTTATCCATTAGGGTCCTGTACAATGAAATATAACCCAGTAATTAACGAAGATGTTATCAGACTTCCCGGATTTAGTCATATCCACCCATACCAAGATACGAAAACAGTTCAAGGTGCATTGGAATTGATGTTTGATTTACAGGTTCATCTGGAAGAAATCACAGGAATGCATGAAATTACATTGCAGCCTGCTGCTGGTTCCCAAGGTGAATGGACTGCTATCATGATGATTAAAGCATTCCACGAAGCAAATGGTGATTATCACCGCGATGAGATAATTGTCCCTGACTCAGCACATGGCACAAATCCTGCATCTGCGGCAGTAGCAGGATTTAAAACGGTTGAAGTTAAATCAAACGAAAAAGGATTAGTAGATGTTGAGGACTTAAAACGGCTTGTTAATGAAAACACTGCGGCTCTTATGTTAACAAACCCAAATACATTAGGATTATTTGAGACAGAAATTCTTGAAATGTCAGAAATAGTTCACAGCGTGGGTGGAAAAATGTACTATGACGGTGCAAACTTGAACGCTATTATGGGTTACACTCGACCAGGAGATATGGGCTTTGACGCGGTTCACTTGAACCTGCATAAAACATTTACTGGCCCACACGGTGGTGGAGGCCCAGGATCAGGTCCAATTGGAGTATCAGAGGAACTTGCTCCATACTTACCAAAACCCGTTGTTCGCAAAAACGATGGTGTATATGAACTTGACTATGATCGTCCACAATCCATTGGTATGGTGAAAGGTTACTATGGGAACTTTGGAATTAACGTGCGTGCATACACGTATATACGTACAATGGGTGCAGAAGGATTGAAGAAAGTTAGTGAATATGCAGTCCTTAATGCAAACTACATGATGCGCAGTCTTGAAAAAGAATATGAACTCCCATTTACACAACATTGCAAACATGAATTTGTGTTATCTGGAAGCAAACAGAAGAAACTTGGCGTGAGAACAATGGACATTGCAAAGCGTCTATTAGACTTAAAGTTCCATCCGCCAACTGTTTACTTCCCATTAATTGTGGAAGAAGCATTGATGATCGAGCCAACGGAAACAGAATCTAAAGAAACATTAGACACATTTATCGATGCAATGCTTCAAATTGCTGATGAAGCGAAAACTAATCCAGAAATTGTTCAGGAAGCACCGCATAATACAGCAGTAAACCGTTTAGACGAAGCTGGAGCAGCTCGTAAGCCAATATTACGTTATCAAAAAGAAGGCTAA
- the gcvPA gene encoding aminomethyl-transferring glycine dehydrogenase subunit GcvPA, producing the protein MEFRYLPMTETDKKEMLDKIGVSSTEELFSDIPKEVRLDKELNLKKPVSEYELKKELTEMASKNANLTEYRSFLGAGVYDHFIPSVVDHVISRQEFYTAYTPYQPEISQGELQAIFEFQSMVSELTGMPVVNSSLYDGATAVVESVNLSVEHTKKKKVLISAAVHPEYRQLVETAANGKKLEIVEIHYKNGLTDLDQLEKELDEDTAAVLVQYPNFFGQIEPLEKINELIKQQKKTMFIVSSNPLSLGFLTPPGEFGADIVVGDTQVFGIPAQFGGPHCGYFATTKKLMRKVPGRLVGETTDKDGKRGYVLTLQTREQHIRREKATSNITSNQALNAVASSVAMSSLGKHGVKEMAKLNMQKARYTKQKLEEANLPAVFNGSFFNEFVIKLSKPVSDVNDDLFEKGFIGGFDLGKAYPELENHMLIATTEIRTKEEIDAFVKEMGDING; encoded by the coding sequence ATGGAATTTCGTTATTTACCTATGACCGAAACCGATAAAAAAGAAATGTTAGATAAAATCGGTGTATCATCCACAGAAGAACTATTTTCTGATATTCCGAAAGAAGTTAGATTGGACAAGGAATTAAACCTTAAAAAGCCAGTAAGTGAATATGAGTTGAAAAAAGAGCTAACAGAAATGGCAAGCAAAAATGCAAATTTAACAGAATATCGTTCATTTTTAGGAGCTGGCGTTTATGATCACTTTATTCCATCGGTAGTTGATCATGTCATTTCCAGACAAGAATTTTATACAGCCTACACTCCTTATCAACCGGAAATCTCCCAAGGTGAATTACAAGCTATTTTTGAATTCCAGTCCATGGTTTCTGAATTAACTGGAATGCCTGTAGTAAATTCTTCTTTATATGATGGTGCAACTGCAGTGGTAGAATCTGTAAACTTAAGTGTAGAACATACAAAGAAGAAGAAGGTTCTTATTTCAGCTGCTGTTCATCCGGAGTACCGTCAACTTGTTGAGACGGCTGCAAACGGGAAAAAACTTGAAATCGTTGAGATACATTATAAAAATGGTCTTACTGATTTAGATCAATTAGAAAAAGAGCTTGATGAAGATACTGCTGCGGTTCTTGTTCAATATCCTAACTTTTTTGGTCAAATCGAGCCTCTTGAAAAAATTAATGAGCTAATTAAACAACAAAAGAAAACAATGTTTATTGTTTCAAGTAACCCACTTTCACTTGGATTTTTGACTCCTCCAGGGGAATTCGGGGCAGATATTGTTGTCGGAGATACACAAGTCTTTGGAATCCCTGCACAATTTGGTGGACCGCACTGTGGTTACTTTGCAACTACGAAGAAATTAATGCGTAAAGTACCTGGACGTTTAGTTGGTGAAACAACAGACAAAGATGGTAAACGCGGTTACGTTCTAACGCTGCAAACGAGAGAACAGCATATTAGACGTGAAAAAGCGACATCAAACATCACTTCAAACCAAGCATTAAACGCAGTAGCAAGCTCGGTTGCGATGAGTTCTCTTGGTAAACACGGTGTTAAAGAGATGGCTAAATTAAATATGCAAAAGGCAAGATATACAAAGCAAAAGTTAGAAGAGGCTAACCTGCCAGCCGTATTTAATGGGTCATTTTTCAATGAGTTTGTAATTAAACTTTCCAAACCAGTATCTGATGTAAATGATGATTTATTTGAAAAAGGATTTATCGGCGGGTTTGATCTTGGCAAAGCATATCCAGAGTTAGAAAATCACATGCTGATTGCAACAACTGAAATCCGCACAAAAGAAGAAATTGATGCTTTTGTAAAAGAAATGGGGGATATCAATGGCTAA